The following are encoded in a window of Arthrobacter sp. OAP107 genomic DNA:
- a CDS encoding sugar ABC transporter ATP-binding protein, with protein MLILNCCRGEVHGLLGQNGAGKSTLIKILAGAEQKTGGQQLVRGEDVHIRSTAEARKAGISVVYQDLSLIPSMSVAANLYLGREPKTRLGLIDHKKLRSAAADFLEDQGFDLNPSATVASLPFAYRQMTEIAKALLDKAQILVLDEPTSALTSEEEKVLFHAVRKVLGQGVGVVYVTHRLSEIFTLTDRVTVFRDGKNVLTLRTSETDMPQLVDAIVGRELSGTFAGSEGDKANRDFSRTGKQERVMMQGVSNRRLNNLDLSVVSGEVYGLAGNIGSGRTEILQTLFGLLPTDSGSLEFDGESVSLKGPYDAICRGIALASEDRHESGLALEHSIERNISMPQLRHLSKFGFFKRSESLNRSRDAVRQLGIKAPDTTTQVRSLSGGNQQKVVFGKWLEPTPRVLLLDEPSVGVDVGARSDIYDIIHKTAESGSSVIVASSDLAELLLLCDTIAIVVDGAIKSVLPRTSISSEQHLHQLIQEFQP; from the coding sequence GTGTTGATTTTGAACTGCTGCCGGGGAGAGGTTCATGGACTACTGGGACAGAACGGAGCCGGCAAGTCCACTCTGATCAAGATCCTGGCTGGAGCAGAGCAAAAGACGGGGGGACAGCAGCTGGTTCGCGGGGAGGACGTACACATACGGTCCACAGCGGAAGCGCGCAAGGCGGGCATATCAGTTGTCTACCAAGACCTCAGCCTCATCCCCTCCATGTCTGTCGCCGCGAACCTTTACCTCGGGAGAGAGCCGAAGACTAGATTGGGTCTGATAGACCACAAAAAGCTAAGAAGCGCCGCGGCGGACTTTTTAGAAGATCAGGGCTTTGATCTGAACCCCTCCGCGACAGTGGCCTCTCTGCCATTTGCCTATCGGCAAATGACTGAAATCGCGAAGGCACTACTCGACAAGGCTCAGATATTGGTCCTTGACGAGCCCACATCGGCGCTTACTTCCGAAGAGGAAAAAGTCCTGTTTCATGCCGTCCGTAAAGTGCTTGGTCAAGGAGTAGGAGTAGTTTACGTTACGCACCGTCTGTCTGAAATTTTTACGTTGACCGACAGAGTCACGGTATTCCGTGACGGCAAGAACGTTCTGACACTGCGGACCTCCGAGACCGATATGCCTCAGTTAGTGGATGCCATCGTCGGTCGTGAGCTGTCCGGCACTTTTGCGGGCAGTGAGGGAGACAAAGCCAACCGAGATTTCTCGAGGACCGGCAAGCAGGAACGTGTCATGATGCAGGGCGTCTCGAACAGGCGTCTCAACAACCTCGACCTTTCCGTAGTTTCAGGAGAGGTATACGGTCTGGCCGGAAATATTGGAAGCGGCAGAACTGAAATCCTTCAAACACTGTTCGGTCTTCTTCCCACGGACAGCGGGTCGCTGGAGTTCGATGGCGAGTCCGTCAGCTTGAAAGGCCCTTACGACGCTATTTGCCGGGGCATTGCCTTGGCTTCTGAGGACCGCCACGAGTCGGGACTTGCGCTGGAGCACTCCATTGAGCGGAACATCTCCATGCCGCAGCTGCGGCACCTTTCAAAGTTTGGGTTCTTTAAACGATCCGAGTCGCTAAACCGATCCCGCGACGCGGTTCGGCAGCTGGGCATCAAGGCACCCGACACAACAACCCAGGTTAGGTCGTTGTCCGGTGGAAACCAGCAGAAGGTCGTATTTGGAAAGTGGCTCGAGCCCACACCACGAGTACTTCTTCTCGATGAACCCTCTGTGGGTGTCGACGTGGGTGCGAGAAGCGACATCTACGACATTATCCACAAAACAGCCGAATCAGGTAGTTCGGTAATTGTTGCCTCATCAGACCTGGCTGAACTACTCCTGCTCTGCGACACGATCGCCATCGTCGTTGATGGAGCAATCAAGTCCGTGCTCCCGCGGACATCAATTTCAAGTGAACAACACCTCCACCAATTGATCCAGGAGTTTCAACCATGA
- a CDS encoding substrate-binding domain-containing protein, whose protein sequence is MKTSANVAAIVFAASLAFLTGCGSASPAGSSEEDPLKNTDAANLVSNEIVGRGPGGVKSGDLAELELTPDEVAEAKAAKYKVGIVMQTMNVEWSTEQVRGITDRLKELDAEVVGVIDPDYNVEKQIAGIENMIQKKPDAILSIPVDDTATAEAYKKIGAAGIKLILMDNVPKGLSHPTDYQSIVSSDNQGNGAVAAKALAEYIPDGGTVGVLDFGVDFFVTKERKNGFVNWMKENRPDIVVKVAEFLDPAKAGDTASNFLTANPDVKGMFTEWEVPAMAIESALRNQGKNLPITSVNIASDVAIDLANGGMIKGFGAQVPYDQGVAEASAAVNALLGKPVPQWIAFKSVPVIRNNVLDAWKQVYRQDPPAELVKACEDNDACKK, encoded by the coding sequence ATGAAGACATCAGCCAATGTCGCCGCGATTGTTTTCGCCGCTTCTCTCGCATTTTTAACGGGATGTGGATCCGCATCACCGGCCGGTTCCTCGGAGGAGGACCCGCTGAAGAACACGGACGCAGCCAACCTTGTCTCAAACGAGATCGTGGGGCGGGGTCCAGGTGGAGTCAAGTCCGGTGACCTAGCGGAACTTGAACTGACGCCCGACGAGGTGGCCGAGGCCAAAGCCGCAAAGTACAAGGTCGGCATCGTAATGCAGACGATGAATGTGGAGTGGTCTACGGAGCAGGTCCGGGGGATCACCGATCGGCTGAAGGAGCTCGACGCGGAGGTGGTCGGCGTCATTGACCCCGACTACAACGTTGAGAAGCAAATTGCAGGGATCGAGAACATGATCCAAAAGAAGCCGGACGCCATCCTCAGTATCCCCGTAGATGACACAGCGACTGCTGAGGCATACAAGAAGATCGGCGCGGCAGGAATCAAACTGATCCTCATGGACAACGTTCCAAAGGGTCTTAGCCACCCTACGGATTATCAATCCATCGTCTCCTCCGACAATCAAGGCAACGGTGCCGTCGCCGCAAAAGCACTGGCGGAATACATTCCGGACGGTGGAACCGTCGGTGTACTGGATTTCGGTGTCGACTTCTTTGTAACCAAGGAGAGGAAGAACGGCTTCGTCAATTGGATGAAAGAGAACCGTCCTGACATTGTGGTGAAAGTTGCCGAGTTCCTAGACCCGGCCAAAGCAGGAGACACCGCATCAAACTTCCTCACCGCCAACCCGGATGTAAAGGGAATGTTTACCGAGTGGGAGGTGCCTGCAATGGCGATTGAGAGTGCCCTCCGGAACCAGGGTAAGAACCTGCCGATCACCTCAGTCAACATAGCCTCCGACGTTGCCATTGACCTCGCTAACGGTGGAATGATCAAGGGATTCGGCGCCCAGGTTCCTTACGACCAAGGTGTCGCCGAAGCCAGCGCCGCAGTTAACGCCCTGCTCGGAAAACCCGTCCCCCAGTGGATTGCCTTCAAGTCAGTGCCGGTTATTCGCAACAACGTTCTGGACGCGTGGAAGCAGGTTTACCGCCAGGATCCACCTGCAGAGCTAGTCAAGGCCTGCGAGGACAACGACGCCTGCAAGAAATAG
- a CDS encoding TIM barrel protein, producing MSFRLAVCAEMVYGELPLIERVQRIHGQGFEVELWDTRGRDIGALVSTGARFSSMSGYFGGSLIDADGAREVLASAEKLIPTALELGVERMVVHSAELGEGGLAVRPVHRSTGQMWLTGLRTLESLADLGEKHGVTFALENLNTILDHPGIPLARAKDTLALVSAVDHPNAKMMLDLYHAQMGEGNLIELVRSALPWTGEIQIADVPGRCEPGTGEINYRAVAKALRSVGYSGVIGLEAGASGGPSLEAGDTALAAFRAAFES from the coding sequence ATGAGCTTCCGTCTGGCTGTCTGCGCCGAGATGGTCTACGGCGAGCTGCCGCTGATCGAACGTGTACAACGGATCCACGGGCAGGGCTTCGAGGTGGAGCTCTGGGATACAAGGGGACGGGATATCGGTGCCCTGGTATCCACCGGGGCCCGGTTTTCTTCCATGAGCGGATATTTCGGCGGCAGCCTCATCGACGCGGATGGCGCCCGCGAAGTGCTGGCCTCAGCGGAAAAACTGATTCCGACGGCGCTGGAACTTGGTGTCGAACGAATGGTGGTCCACTCCGCCGAGCTTGGAGAGGGCGGCCTCGCAGTCCGGCCCGTCCACCGTTCCACAGGGCAGATGTGGTTAACCGGCCTGCGCACGCTCGAAAGCCTTGCCGATCTGGGCGAGAAACACGGCGTGACCTTCGCCCTGGAGAACCTGAACACTATCCTTGACCATCCGGGCATACCACTGGCCCGCGCCAAGGACACCCTGGCTCTGGTTTCTGCCGTCGACCACCCGAACGCAAAGATGATGCTGGATCTCTACCACGCCCAGATGGGAGAGGGGAACCTGATCGAACTCGTCCGCTCGGCACTGCCTTGGACGGGGGAGATCCAGATCGCTGACGTTCCTGGCCGGTGCGAACCCGGAACCGGCGAGATCAACTACCGCGCCGTCGCGAAGGCTCTTCGGAGCGTCGGCTACTCCGGCGTCATTGGCCTGGAAGCCGGCGCGTCCGGCGGGCCGAGCCTAGAAGCAGGCGACACCGCCCTCGCAGCCTTCCGTGCAGCCTTCGAAAGCTGA
- a CDS encoding Gfo/Idh/MocA family oxidoreductase, with translation MSYLQYPVSEDRPIRVAVIGAGWIGSFHAESVAHRISGARLEAIADPALPAVEALAGRLGVRKISADTADVINDPEVDAVLIAAPARFHSSLITAAARAGKDVFCEKPGGRSIEELDEALATAEAARVFVQFGFNRRYAADFAAARKLIDDGAVGTPQLLRSLTRDPGSKAGIANAERIPSGTIFLETLIHDFDTLNWLNPGAVPVRVHAIADALVAPEAKAGGLLDTAVVTVTYSNGAIAVAEANFNALYGYDVRAEVFGSAGMVAAGGPQASSATSYTAEGIRAATVRLNVDLFHDAYTAELAHFVDAVKARRDGVRAPGIPGPGGDDARNALAVALAALRSAETGLPVDVSVIAELRAAERALDRVGGGA, from the coding sequence ATGAGTTACCTTCAATATCCGGTCAGCGAAGACCGGCCGATCCGAGTCGCCGTGATCGGCGCGGGGTGGATTGGGAGTTTCCATGCTGAGTCTGTTGCCCACCGAATTTCCGGCGCCCGTCTTGAAGCCATCGCCGATCCGGCCCTTCCGGCCGTGGAGGCCCTCGCGGGCCGGCTGGGCGTCCGCAAAATCAGTGCCGACACGGCCGATGTGATCAACGATCCGGAGGTCGACGCAGTCCTGATCGCCGCTCCAGCACGGTTCCATTCCTCTCTGATCACGGCCGCAGCACGGGCGGGAAAAGATGTCTTTTGTGAAAAGCCCGGCGGCCGCAGCATCGAGGAGCTCGACGAGGCCCTCGCTACGGCCGAAGCGGCCCGAGTCTTCGTTCAGTTCGGGTTCAACCGCCGGTACGCGGCCGATTTCGCCGCGGCACGGAAGCTCATCGATGACGGTGCAGTGGGCACCCCTCAGCTGCTGCGGTCGCTGACGCGGGATCCGGGCAGCAAGGCAGGAATCGCAAATGCCGAGCGTATCCCGTCAGGAACGATCTTCCTGGAAACACTCATCCACGACTTTGACACCCTTAACTGGCTGAACCCAGGCGCCGTTCCCGTCCGCGTCCACGCGATCGCTGACGCCCTGGTTGCGCCGGAGGCTAAGGCTGGTGGACTCCTGGACACGGCGGTTGTAACGGTCACCTACAGCAACGGCGCCATTGCGGTGGCGGAGGCCAACTTCAACGCGCTCTACGGGTATGACGTGCGTGCTGAAGTGTTCGGGTCCGCGGGTATGGTCGCCGCCGGAGGTCCGCAGGCGTCCAGCGCGACGAGCTACACCGCCGAAGGCATCCGGGCTGCCACCGTGCGGCTAAACGTGGACCTTTTCCATGACGCGTACACCGCAGAGCTGGCTCACTTTGTTGACGCCGTCAAAGCACGCCGGGACGGTGTCCGGGCTCCGGGCATTCCTGGTCCGGGCGGGGACGATGCCCGCAATGCCCTGGCGGTGGCCTTGGCGGCGCTTCGTTCTGCTGAAACCGGGCTCCCGGTCGATGTTTCGGTGATCGCCGAGCTGCGGGCAGCCGAGCGCGCGCTTGACCGGGTGGGAGGCGGCGCATGA
- a CDS encoding Gfo/Idh/MocA family oxidoreductase produces MNTTDLAIGILGASRIAPKSIIEPARELGHTIMMVAARNPERAREFASVHAIPVVALDYAALIADPRVQVVYNALPNALHGPWNARALESGKAVISEKPFASNADEAAHIFQLAARTGGRIVEAFHYAFHPAMARVRSALEASELGTVRHVEASLDIPRPTATDPRLSGRLAGGALMDVGCYGLHAQQTVARWMGDTLAIVGARGRPDPQDAGVDASFEVDLEFGSGASGAVRCSMEGARERLQLTIIGSSATLTVHNFVLPHSDDRVSVRSSAGVVVEHVGRTSSYTHQLAAFAPYLAGRDDIPPVHPEESLAIMRMIDEGLLAAGWKPRKHISTKPI; encoded by the coding sequence GTGAATACAACTGACCTGGCCATCGGGATCCTCGGGGCTTCGCGCATCGCACCCAAATCGATCATCGAGCCCGCCCGCGAACTCGGTCACACCATCATGATGGTGGCCGCACGAAACCCGGAACGCGCACGCGAGTTCGCGTCGGTCCACGCGATCCCCGTCGTGGCACTCGACTACGCGGCCCTGATCGCGGACCCTCGGGTGCAGGTGGTCTACAACGCTCTACCGAACGCCCTACACGGGCCTTGGAACGCTCGCGCACTCGAAAGCGGGAAGGCGGTGATCAGTGAAAAGCCGTTTGCCTCGAACGCGGACGAGGCGGCACACATTTTCCAACTGGCGGCGCGCACCGGCGGACGCATCGTCGAGGCATTTCATTACGCGTTCCACCCCGCGATGGCCCGCGTGAGGTCCGCGCTGGAGGCCTCAGAGCTCGGGACCGTCCGCCATGTCGAAGCCTCGCTGGACATCCCCCGTCCGACCGCCACCGATCCGCGGTTGTCGGGACGCCTGGCCGGCGGGGCACTGATGGACGTGGGGTGTTACGGCCTCCACGCGCAGCAAACCGTGGCCCGCTGGATGGGCGACACACTGGCGATTGTGGGCGCCCGAGGCCGGCCGGACCCCCAGGACGCAGGAGTCGACGCATCGTTCGAGGTAGACCTTGAATTCGGCTCCGGCGCCTCAGGAGCGGTGCGCTGCTCGATGGAAGGTGCTCGGGAGCGCCTCCAACTCACGATCATCGGCAGTTCCGCGACCTTGACGGTTCACAACTTCGTGCTGCCCCACAGCGATGATCGTGTCTCCGTACGGAGTTCAGCTGGCGTTGTTGTGGAACATGTAGGGCGGACCTCGTCGTATACCCATCAACTGGCTGCCTTCGCGCCCTATCTGGCTGGCCGGGACGACATACCTCCGGTTCATCCTGAGGAATCGCTGGCGATCATGCGGATGATAGACGAAGGCCTGCTGGCGGCCGGGTGGAAACCCCGCAAACACATTTCTACTAAACCGATCTAG
- a CDS encoding agarase has protein sequence METTLDAFGGLTSVNAPATGRFNVGFQQGRWWLFTPEGNGFFSLALNHAEEADLKHPHNIDVWTERYGTRDRWREAVLQDMRTFGFNTLGWTQQWVAGDYEIDADWLNTIDLEHSAGWTSAELRGAGMPYVQTLRFAEFENWNGNPQYPDVFSRDFEDYATHLARTTAANHADDPNLIGYFFVDIPAWIPHASGRYFTRDGRHVSEGELADIAARYYEVTTAAVRSFDDQHLIMGDRYNGNKGIPDVVLEAAAPYLDVLSIQYFPGADEAAHRKMRDDLQRWHDLTGKPIINADAGNSCATALHPARWDSLADQSARGRNYEESLNALISAPWLIGWHWCGYVENPVRGWGIKSGLDEPYADFAPVVTEVNTSIYDRLLSTRV, from the coding sequence ATGGAAACAACACTCGATGCTTTTGGTGGGCTGACATCAGTGAACGCACCCGCAACGGGAAGGTTCAACGTCGGGTTTCAGCAAGGACGCTGGTGGCTGTTCACGCCTGAAGGGAACGGATTCTTCTCCCTGGCGCTCAATCACGCCGAGGAGGCGGACCTCAAACACCCCCACAACATCGACGTCTGGACCGAGCGCTACGGGACACGCGACCGCTGGCGGGAAGCGGTCCTCCAGGATATGCGCACGTTCGGGTTCAACACCTTGGGATGGACCCAGCAGTGGGTGGCTGGAGACTACGAGATCGACGCCGACTGGCTCAACACGATCGACCTCGAGCACAGCGCGGGCTGGACGTCGGCCGAACTGCGCGGCGCCGGGATGCCCTACGTCCAGACGCTGAGGTTTGCCGAGTTCGAAAACTGGAACGGCAACCCCCAGTACCCGGACGTCTTCTCCCGCGACTTCGAAGACTACGCCACCCACCTCGCCAGGACCACAGCCGCAAACCACGCGGACGACCCGAATCTGATCGGATACTTCTTCGTCGACATTCCCGCATGGATACCTCACGCAAGCGGCCGGTACTTTACCCGGGACGGACGCCATGTCAGTGAAGGCGAACTCGCCGACATCGCCGCCCGATACTACGAAGTGACGACAGCTGCCGTCCGCTCCTTCGATGACCAGCACCTGATCATGGGGGACCGGTATAACGGCAACAAGGGGATTCCGGACGTGGTCTTGGAGGCCGCCGCCCCATACCTGGACGTGCTGTCAATCCAGTACTTCCCCGGGGCGGACGAGGCCGCGCACCGGAAGATGCGGGACGACCTGCAGAGGTGGCACGACCTGACGGGCAAGCCGATCATCAACGCCGATGCAGGCAACAGCTGCGCAACCGCGCTGCATCCTGCTCGCTGGGACTCGCTGGCGGACCAGTCGGCGCGCGGCAGGAACTATGAGGAGTCACTCAATGCGCTCATTTCCGCCCCCTGGCTCATCGGGTGGCATTGGTGCGGCTACGTCGAGAACCCCGTCCGAGGCTGGGGAATCAAGAGCGGGCTCGACGAGCCCTACGCCGACTTCGCGCCAGTTGTGACGGAAGTGAACACCTCCATCTACGACCGGCTCCTCTCCACCCGTGTGTAG
- a CDS encoding ABC transporter permease, whose amino-acid sequence MLLERNFLVPILALVVLISYFGIRNPAFVSLESVDNISRQMSFLTVLALAGTFVILIGGIDLSVAANATLAGILVATWIDDYGIVAAIVLTVAISAAAGLVNGLVTIYLKVPSFLVTLGMLSVLGGISNTISQGGPVSYASNSLHTLINESVLAGVPNGTLIAFGLVAVLTVVAFGTQYGRHLYAMGSNERAALLVGVRVNRMKLSVFALAGAIAGAAGIIFTGQASTGVPMGADPSLLNSIAAIVVGGTALSGGVGGPHRTLLGALIIVLLGSGMDITAVDPYTQSIVKGLVVIAAVALTIDRRRYGAIR is encoded by the coding sequence GTGCTCCTGGAGCGCAACTTCCTCGTTCCGATTCTCGCCCTCGTGGTGCTGATCTCTTACTTCGGGATCCGGAACCCGGCCTTCGTCTCATTGGAATCAGTCGACAACATCTCACGGCAGATGTCGTTCCTGACGGTGCTCGCACTTGCTGGAACGTTCGTGATTCTGATCGGCGGCATTGACCTGAGCGTGGCAGCGAACGCGACCCTGGCCGGAATCCTGGTCGCCACCTGGATCGACGACTATGGCATCGTTGCCGCCATTGTCCTCACCGTGGCGATCAGCGCGGCCGCCGGCCTGGTCAATGGCCTGGTCACCATCTACCTGAAAGTGCCGTCCTTCCTTGTTACGCTCGGAATGCTCTCAGTGCTGGGCGGCATCTCGAACACGATCTCGCAGGGCGGACCGGTCTCCTACGCCTCAAACTCGTTGCACACCCTCATTAACGAATCTGTCCTCGCCGGCGTACCCAACGGCACGCTCATTGCGTTCGGACTGGTAGCCGTGCTCACGGTCGTCGCGTTCGGGACCCAGTACGGGCGTCACCTGTATGCGATGGGAAGCAACGAACGGGCTGCACTCCTTGTGGGCGTGAGGGTGAACCGGATGAAGCTGTCGGTCTTCGCTTTGGCTGGAGCGATCGCAGGAGCGGCCGGCATCATCTTCACGGGTCAGGCCAGCACAGGTGTACCCATGGGAGCCGACCCCAGCCTCCTGAACTCGATCGCGGCGATCGTCGTCGGGGGCACGGCCCTGTCCGGGGGAGTGGGCGGACCGCACCGCACCCTGCTCGGAGCCCTCATCATCGTGCTGCTGGGTAGCGGGATGGACATCACGGCCGTAGATCCCTACACGCAGTCCATCGTCAAGGGACTCGTGGTCATCGCCGCCGTTGCCCTCACCATCGACCGTCGTCGCTACGGCGCCATCCGCTAG
- a CDS encoding sugar ABC transporter ATP-binding protein — translation MSEHAPEQTIQAEDTATSTDRHAIPAIELSNVSKTYGPVKALSDVSLQLFEGEILGLVGENGAGKSTVIGVLSGAVSPDEGSLTVAGQSVAFGDPRRLAAKGIAVVTQEQSLAPSLKVYENLFLGHERAIAGRSPLLPHAAMRRAALQLLQECGLSSIPVNAEVSSLTYPQRQLIEIAKAFAWAKLSGERPIILLDEPTSGLSEAEVEMLFNLVRQWQSKAAFIFVSHILRDVLAMCTRLVVLKDGRTVKSVPNVGLADSDLHELMVGRGRAADYYHLAAQGTGKEDTVLLQLEQASSDAFQDVSLSVRKGEVVGIAGVIGSGKSEVAAALAGAVKISSGSLSVSGRTYARWDVPTAIARGVVFVPPERKNDSIFANISLKANIAIGFLDKVRNPVTRLISARTEHRLASDLASRMAVKADSLTTPLGELSGGNQQKAIFARWLGRGCTALILDDPTRGIDVGSREDIYRHVRTMAATGTAVVVCSESLEEVIGLSDRIVVMKDGRVVEELAADVDRKPSELDVVRHMT, via the coding sequence ATGTCCGAGCACGCCCCGGAACAAACGATCCAAGCCGAGGACACTGCCACATCGACTGACCGACACGCCATCCCCGCTATTGAACTCTCCAACGTCTCGAAGACCTACGGGCCAGTCAAGGCCCTGTCTGATGTCAGCCTGCAGCTGTTCGAGGGCGAGATCCTGGGTCTTGTCGGGGAGAACGGTGCCGGCAAGTCGACGGTCATTGGAGTCTTGAGCGGTGCCGTCAGCCCGGATGAGGGCAGTCTGACGGTGGCTGGTCAGTCGGTCGCGTTCGGCGATCCGCGACGCTTGGCTGCCAAAGGGATCGCGGTCGTCACCCAGGAGCAGTCTCTGGCCCCGTCGCTGAAGGTGTATGAGAACCTCTTCCTCGGACACGAGCGAGCCATCGCCGGCCGCAGCCCGCTGCTGCCCCATGCGGCGATGCGACGAGCCGCGCTGCAACTGCTGCAAGAGTGCGGTCTGTCATCAATACCGGTGAACGCCGAAGTGAGCAGCCTGACATACCCTCAGCGTCAGCTCATAGAGATCGCAAAAGCCTTCGCCTGGGCAAAGCTCAGCGGAGAGCGACCCATTATCCTCCTGGATGAGCCGACCAGCGGGCTGAGCGAGGCTGAGGTTGAAATGCTTTTCAACCTCGTGCGGCAGTGGCAAAGCAAGGCCGCGTTCATCTTCGTCTCCCACATTCTCCGCGACGTCCTGGCAATGTGTACGCGGCTGGTCGTCCTCAAGGACGGACGCACCGTGAAGTCGGTGCCAAATGTCGGCCTCGCCGACTCCGACCTTCACGAGCTCATGGTGGGACGCGGCCGTGCCGCGGACTATTACCACCTGGCGGCACAGGGCACCGGTAAGGAAGACACGGTGCTCCTTCAGCTCGAGCAGGCGAGCAGCGACGCCTTCCAGGATGTCTCCCTCAGCGTCCGGAAGGGTGAAGTAGTGGGCATTGCCGGCGTCATCGGCTCTGGAAAGTCAGAGGTCGCCGCTGCCCTGGCGGGAGCGGTGAAAATCTCTTCAGGGAGCCTTTCGGTGAGCGGGAGGACGTACGCGCGTTGGGACGTCCCCACCGCCATCGCACGCGGCGTGGTTTTCGTTCCGCCGGAACGGAAGAACGACTCGATCTTCGCCAACATCTCGTTAAAGGCAAACATTGCGATCGGCTTCCTCGACAAGGTGCGAAACCCCGTGACCCGACTGATCTCCGCGCGCACCGAACACCGCCTCGCCTCCGACCTCGCCTCCAGGATGGCCGTGAAGGCCGACAGCCTGACGACCCCGCTCGGAGAACTCAGCGGGGGCAACCAGCAGAAGGCGATCTTCGCTCGTTGGCTCGGGCGAGGCTGCACGGCACTCATCCTGGACGACCCGACACGTGGCATCGACGTCGGCAGTCGCGAGGACATCTACCGCCACGTGCGGACAATGGCCGCGACCGGGACCGCCGTCGTGGTGTGTTCAGAGTCCCTGGAGGAAGTCATCGGGCTCTCGGACCGAATTGTCGTAATGAAAGACGGGCGGGTCGTCGAAGAGCTCGCTGCCGATGTCGACCGCAAACCGTCCGAGCTGGACGTAGTCCGGCACATGACCTGA